A window from Ictalurus furcatus strain D&B chromosome 16, Billie_1.0, whole genome shotgun sequence encodes these proteins:
- the aplnrb gene encoding apelin receptor B, with amino-acid sequence MDKDTDDYADYMYEMDNLNNSCEYEELQVSYSLIPVLYMLVFILGLSGNGVVIFIVWKAESKRRAADVYIGNLALADLTFVVTLPLWAVYSALKYHWPFGVALCKLSSYIVILNMYASVFCLTCLSLDRYLAIVRSLRSSQLRTRGRMRASLIAIWVLSGTLASPTLLFRTTSYNKLTNHTSCVMDFSLVASNQTENLWIAGLGISSTAFGFLIPLLAMMVCYGFIGCTVKRHFNKNLRKEDQRKRRLLKIITTLVVVFATCWMPFHLLKSMDSLSYLGVLPDSCSLLNFLLYAHPYTTCLAYLNSCLNPFLYAFFDLRFRSQFLCLLNLKKALHQSPASSLSSQKTEAQSLATKV; translated from the coding sequence ATGGATAAGGATACGGACGACTACGCGGACTACATGTACGAGATGGACAATCTGAACAACTCGTGCGAGTACGAAGAATTGCAAGTGTCTTACTCTCTCATCCCCGTCCTCTACATGCTCGTCTTCATCCTGGGCCTTTCGGGGAACGGTGTGGTCATCTTCATCGTGTGGAAGGCAGAGAGCAAGCGCCGGGCGGCGGACGTCTACATCGGGAACCTGGCTCTGGCGGACCTGACGTTTGTGGTGACCCTGCCACTGTGGGCCGTGTACTCGGCGCTGAAGTATCACTGGCCGTTTGGTGTAGCTCTGTGCAAGCTCAGCAGCTACATAGTGATACTCAATATGTACGCCAGCGTCTTTTGCCTCACCTGCCTCAGCTTGGACCGATACCTGGCCATCGTGCGCTCTCTGAGAAGCTCGCAGCTCCGAACCCGTGGACGAATGAGGGCCTCGCTCATCGCCATTTGGGTTCTCTCAGGCACACTGGCGTCACCCACACTGCTCTTCCGCACCACATCGTACAATAAGTTGACCAACCACACCTCCTGCGTCATGGATTTCAGCCTCGTGGCGTCCAACCAGACCGAGAACCTTTGGATCGCCGGATTGGGCATCTCGTCCACGGCTTTTGGGTTCCTAATCCCGTTGCTGGCCATGATGGTGTGCTACGGCTTCATCGGCTGCACCGTGAAACGACACTTCAACAAGAACCTCCGCAAAGAAGACCAGCGCAAGCGACGCCTCCTGAAGATCATCACGACGTTGGTGGTGGTGTTCGCCACCTGCTGGATGCCCTTCCACCTTCTCAAGAGCATGGACTCCCTCTCCTACCTGGGAGTTTTGCCTGATTCCTGCTCCCTGCTCAACTTCCTGCTCTACGCTCATCCGTACACCACCTGCCTCGCTTACCTCAACAGCTGCCTTAACCCGTTTCTCTACGCTTTCTTCGACCTGCGTTTCAGATCCCAGTTTTTGTGCCTCCTGAACCTGAAAAAGGCGCTGCACCAGAGCCCGGCGAGTTCTCTCTCCTCGCAAAAGACTGAAGCCCAATCTCTAGCCACAAAGGTGTGA